The sequence ATCAGACTAACAGAGAAAACCCAACCCAAAAAAGACCAGAACTTTTACCTTCACATCCTCCTGATCCTTCATCAGGTCCGGTCTGTGGTCCTCCGGGTCAGCATCTGAGACCGGCGCTGGCTGGAGAGCAGAGACGCTCAGAACAGAAGGCCACCTCTGCATGTCAGTGTCAGGGGGTTCTGGAAAGCCCAGCTCCTCTTTATCAGGGTAGAACAGATCCATGGGTTCTACCGGGTCACCAACCAGGTCCTCTGAGGGAGAACTTTGATCAAAGTCCAAGTAAAACAGGTCCATGCTGACAGGTTCCGAACCTGAGGTCACTATCTGACCATTCGGCTTTAAAATACCTGGATCCAGCAGATTCTGTTGGGTGTCATCTGGATCCAGAAGGTTCTGCTGGGTGTCAAATGGATCCAGAAGGTTCTGCTGGGTGTCATCTGGACCCAGAAGGTTCTGCTGGGAGTCGACTGGATCCAGAAGGTTCTGATGGGTGTTTTCAGTCTCACTGTGATGCAAGGCATCAGTGGGTTGGTCCTGATGTCGGTCAGATTTATGGTTTGGACCTTGGTCCTGGTCAGAAGTTTCAGCCTTGGAAGTAGGTGGAGCTGTGACATCACTTTCTGTCTGAGAACCGTCGTGGCCAGAACCGGTCTCGTGTCTGGCTCCTGTGGAGTGGGTCCAGTAGCTGCCGTCGTGTTTATCAGTCTCGTCCACATGATGGGTCTCTGTGCCTCTCACCAGTTCTgaaggttctggttctgtgttctCTGATATCGGACAGGAAATTTCCTCAGATCTGACCCTGTCATCACCTTCCCTGCAGATTTGGTTCTGTCCATCTGAACTGCTGAGACCTTTATCCTCTCCACCAGACTCCTGGTTCTGGTCGTCAGGCTCAGTCGAGATGGAGATCAGAGGAATGTTGAGACTGGACTGTGGTCCTGGTTTATGTTTGGCTGAATCTAAGACATGGTCCTTGAAACTTCTGGTTCCTTCATCACCTCGTTTATCTCCTTCCTCTAAAAGTTCTGACCCGGTTCTTCCATCTTGAGGAGGTCCAGGCTCAGACTGACTCCCAGTCCGATAGGTTTTTGCTCCATCCGGTTCTTCTCCGTCGGGTTCCTCTCTGTGAAAGATCTCTGCCACGGGGGAGAGGACCAGCTGGATATGATTTACCTGATCAGGATCCATGTCTTCagtactggttctggtccaaCCTTCTGCCTTACAGAGTGTCAGAGCAGGTTCTGTTGGCACTCTGTCTTGTTGAATTGGATCTCCTTCCATCGTTTCAGAGTCTGTTTCTCTCAGATCCAGTGTCTGGTCTGGTACCtggtcctggttttggttctgcaGGTGTGTGTCCTTCTCTTTCAatggttcctcctggttcttGTCCAGTGAGGACATCTCTTCCTCCATGTAGGAACCACTAATGGACTCGTCAGGAACTCTTTCCTCCAGGGACGACATGAATCCTTCATCGAGGGTGGTGACCTCCACCGGTGTGGCCCGGTACAGATCTGCTCTGGTGTCCCACAAAGACCCATCACTGCGAGTGTCGAGAGTCATCTCACTTTCCACCCATGAGTCCGGCGAGTTGATGGCCGAGTCACAGATCAATGACTCAGTGTTTCCAGACTCGGGTGAGCGAGCAAACGCCTGCTGAGGGGAATCACAGGCTGAGTCCGGAATTTGGGGGTTTCCATGGATACTGGAGACGTGTTCAATGTTGGGGGAATCAGCTAGGAAGTCCTCGCTAGACCAGGAGCGAGTGGTGGCCACCCGTAGACGTGGTGACAGGATGCTCCGGTCCTCTGACATGGAGGAGATAAGGATCTTAGGAGGCGGTTGGTCCTTCTGGAACATCAAGGCCCGCCCCCTCACCCGGCCGCGGGGAGCCCCGTTCCGGGCACGGTCCAAGTCACCGTCATGAAAGTTGAGTCGGCCCATGGAGACGCTCCGCTCAATCAGCTGGAAGGACTCCTCCGGCTGCAGAGAGACACAGtcatatatatattaggg comes from Melanotaenia boesemani isolate fMelBoe1 chromosome 20, fMelBoe1.pri, whole genome shotgun sequence and encodes:
- the clmna gene encoding calmin isoform X2 produces the protein MAGHELEDWFEREEFIGQISDIRVQNLQVEREAVQKRTFTRWMNLHLEKCDPPLQVDDLFQDIQDGHVLMSLLEELSGCKLLHGFKKSSHRIFRLNNIAKVLSFLEERNVKLVSIDAADVADGNSSIILGLIWNIILFFQIKELTGNIRSQFPSSSSLSSIPTSSDSDASCSSTPSEERPSAAAAMKENSRAIKKLLQWIQKRTRRYSVTVQDFGKSWTSGLAFLAVIKSIDSSLVDMRKALLRSPRENLEDAFRIAHYSLGIPRLLEPEDVAVNVPDEQSIIMYVSQFLEHFPGIEEPEESFQLIERSVSMGRLNFHDGDLDRARNGAPRGRVRGRALMFQKDQPPPKILISSMSEDRSILSPRLRVATTRSWSSEDFLADSPNIEHVSSIHGNPQIPDSACDSPQQAFARSPESGNTESLICDSAINSPDSWVESEMTLDTRSDGSLWDTRADLYRATPVEVTTLDEGFMSSLEERVPDESISGSYMEEEMSSLDKNQEEPLKEKDTHLQNQNQDQVPDQTLDLRETDSETMEGDPIQQDRVPTEPALTLCKAEGWTRTSTEDMDPDQVNHIQLVLSPVAEIFHREEPDGEEPDGAKTYRTGSQSEPGPPQDGRTGSELLEEGDKRGDEGTRSFKDHVLDSAKHKPGPQSSLNIPLISISTEPDDQNQESGGEDKGLSSSDGQNQICREGDDRVRSEEISCPISENTEPEPSELVRGTETHHVDETDKHDGSYWTHSTGARHETGSGHDGSQTESDVTAPPTSKAETSDQDQGPNHKSDRHQDQPTDALHHSETENTHQNLLDPVDSQQNLLGPDDTQQNLLDPFDTQQNLLDPDDTQQNLLDPEDLVGDPVEPMDLFYPDKEELGFPEPPDTDMQRWPSVLSVSALQPAPVSDADPEDHRPDLMKDQEDVKVICQTSEESSDPSASLEQCMLCGVTIGGLQGGDVPADGGDLRDSDGEGMESVRRDAGSSSRPEVIQIPPVLRHRKGAHLTESTTHQRAAPRRAHNEDSDFWENPELYLLLLLWLLLYSFWLLPQMDLKTLPSLLLNLDR
- the clmna gene encoding calmin isoform X1, translated to MAGHELEDWFEREEFIGQISDIRVQNLQVEREAVQKRTFTRWMNLHLEKCDPPLQVDDLFQDIQDGHVLMSLLEELSGCKLLHGFKKSSHRIFRLNNIAKVLSFLEERNVKLVSIDAADVADGNSSIILGLIWNIILFFQIKELTGNIRSQFPSSSSLSSIPTSSDSDASCSSTPSEERPSAAAAMKENSRAIKKLLQWIQKRTRRYSVTVQDFGKSWTSGLAFLAVIKSIDSSLVDMRKALLRSPRENLEDAFRIAHYSLGIPRLLEPEDVAVNVPDEQSIIMYVSQFLEHFPGIEEPEESFQLIERSVSMGRLNFHDGDLDRARNGAPRGRVRGRALMFQKDQPPPKILISSMSEDRSILSPRLRVATTRSWSSEDFLADSPNIEHVSSIHGNPQIPDSACDSPQQAFARSPESGNTESLICDSAINSPDSWVESEMTLDTRSDGSLWDTRADLYRATPVEVTTLDEGFMSSLEERVPDESISGSYMEEEMSSLDKNQEEPLKEKDTHLQNQNQDQVPDQTLDLRETDSETMEGDPIQQDRVPTEPALTLCKAEGWTRTSTEDMDPDQVNHIQLVLSPVAEIFHREEPDGEEPDGAKTYRTGSQSEPGPPQDGRTGSELLEEGDKRGDEGTRSFKDHVLDSAKHKPGPQSSLNIPLISISTEPDDQNQESGGEDKGLSSSDGQNQICREGDDRVRSEEISCPISENTEPEPSELVRGTETHHVDETDKHDGSYWTHSTGARHETGSGHDGSQTESDVTAPPTSKAETSDQDQGPNHKSDRHQDQPTDALHHSETENTHQNLLDPVDSQQNLLGPDDTQQNLLDPFDTQQNLLDPDDTQQNLLDPGILKPNGQIVTSGSEPVSMDLFYLDFDQSSPSEDLVGDPVEPMDLFYPDKEELGFPEPPDTDMQRWPSVLSVSALQPAPVSDADPEDHRPDLMKDQEDVKVICQTSEESSDPSASLEQCMLCGVTIGGLQGGDVPADGGDLRDSDGEGMESVRRDAGSSSRPEVIQIPPVLRHRKGAHLTESTTHQRAAPRRAHNEDSDFWENPELYLLLLLWLLLYSFWLLPQMDLKTLPSLLLNLDR